From Pseudorasbora parva isolate DD20220531a chromosome 25, ASM2467924v1, whole genome shotgun sequence, one genomic window encodes:
- the pkp3a gene encoding plakophilin-3a isoform X2: protein MTKYSTMSQNFTPNFSSKSYAYSAGRPMVAQRPSQYSTTGYSSRSAVDFGPSTKISYTAGGGGGGGGGRAYYQEEAMGGGYHGGRYQAAGGQVQMRQVGSMTRSFSQMGADPEALSVHSMCVASMPRPVMPPYAIQDDSDGGSLVSDRDATYAQQSSMQSMSNGYAAKTFPRPAMYSTSRVNGFERGEQQVSSMTLPAMKRSLSGTIGSAGGGGMDQEVYISKQSFKGPAHRTISRINNRQTSRMSNVSSGMYGSAGGFSGSQGNLAMVQQGRLSRAGSVRSMHSVGRGKDVFDGMDFTDSMGNLSGLNSLDIPTAINYLDQSDYELQMLGAAFIQHDCYHNNESKKQVNQMQGIPRLVKLFNSDNQEVQRYATGATRNLIYENMENKVGLIKADGIPKLMEALKEDDDELRKNITGILWNLSSKDSLKEKLARAALPELTEKILIPLSGTGEEEIIELSPSESDIFNNTTGCLRNLSSVNEKTRQQMRETPSLIEALVGYIQKRMLDSRVEEKGVENAVCVLRNLSFQLYSEIPTSAQLRLDGPSRAQGSSKGEPIGCFTPNSKKAKDRQNQDLTTFTEVSRIPRDIEWLWHPRIVDLYNQVLQRCEINSTTREAAAGALQNITAGDKRWASILSRVAIEQNRMVPVILDLLRTDKDTELRSLTGFLRNLSRHAKDKNDMATKVVDPLVRKLPSDGRQKEPSNEVVINICGALNNLVTSSMLAARDITYFDGLSKLVGIKTNHDSSPAKIKAAKAAATVLSNMFQYKKLHKDYRNKGYQKEDFSDMGY from the exons GCCCAGCGTCCATCCCAGTACTCTACTACTGGTTACTCTTCCCGCTCCGCCGTTGATTTCGGCCCAAGTACCAAAATCAGTTACACAGCAGGAGGAGGAGGTGGTGGCGGAGGAGGCAGGGCTTATTACCAGGAAGAGGCCATGGGTGGCGGTTACCATGGTGGCAGATACCAAGCTGCCGGTGGCCAAGTTCAAATGCGGCAGGTCGGCTCAatgactcgttccttcagccaAATGGGGGCCGACCCGGAGGCATTGTCGGTGCATTCCATGTGTGTGGCATCCATGCCACGCCCGGTTATGCCTCCTTATGCCATACAAGATGACAGCGACGGCGGCAGTCTAGTTTCAGATCGGGATGCTACTTATGCACAACAGTCTTCCATGCAGAGCATGAGCAATGGCTACGCTGCCAAAACCTTCCCACGACCGGCCATGTATTCCACATCTAGAGTGAACGGATTTGAAAGAGGAGAGCAGCAGGTCAGTTCCATGACGCTACCAGCCATGAAACGCTCCCTCAGCGGAACGATCGGCTCGGCCGGTGGAGGCGGCATGGACCAGGAAGTCTACATTAGCAAGCAGTCCTTCAAAGGCCCTGCCCACCGCACCATCAGCCGAATCAACAATCGGCAAACGAGTCGCATGTCCAATGTCTCATCTGGCATGTATGGAAGTGCTGGAGGATTCAGTGGCTCCCAGGGCAACCTGGCGATGGTGCAGCAGGGAAGACTGTCACGTGCCGGCTCCGTAAGGAGTATGCATAGTGTCGGGAGAGGCAAGGATGTGTTTGACGGCATGGATTTCACTGACAGCATGGGCAATCTGAGCGG ACTCAACTCCTTGGACATACCTACTGCCATTAACTATCTTGATCAGTCCGATTATGAACTTCAGATGTTGGGAGCTGCCTTCATCCAACATGATTGTTACCATAACAATGAATCAAAGAAACAG GTGAACCAAATGCAGGGAATTCCTCGCTTGGTGAAGCTGTTCAACAGTGACAATCAGGAGGTTCAGCGCTACGCCACCGGCGCCACCAGGAACCTCATCTATGAGAACATGGAGAACAAAGTGGGCCTTATTAAAGCCGACGGGATCCCCAAGCTCATGGAGGCCCTGAAAGAAGACGACGATGAACTCCGCAAGAACATCACAG GCATTCTGTGGAATCTGTCCTCTAAGGATAGCCTGAAAGAAAAGTTGGCACGAGCAGCTCTTCCCGAATTGACGGAGAAGATTTTGATTCCCCTCTCTGGCACGGGGGAGGAGGAAATCATTGAGCTGAGCCCCTCAGAATCCGACATCTTCAACAACACCACTGGCTGTCTCAg GAACTTGAGCTCAGTGAACGAGAAGACCAGACAACAGATGAGAGAGACCCCATCCCTTATAGAAGCTTTGGTTGGCTATATTCAGAAACGCATGCTGGACTCTAGAGTGGAGGAGAAG GGTGTCGAGAATGCGGTGTGTGTGTTGAGGAATCTGTCCTTTCAACTGTACAGTGAGATTCCCACCTCGGCACAGTTACGATTGGATGGTCCAAGCCGAGCTCAGGGCTCTTCAAAAGGAGAACCTATCGGCTGCTTCACACCTAATAGCAAGAAGGCCAAAGAC AGACAAAACCAGGACCTCACTACATTTACAGAAGTGTCGCGGATACCCAGAGACATCGAGTGGCTCTGGCACCCTAGGATAGTGGATTTGTACAACCAGGTGCTGCAGCGCTGTGAGATCAACTCCACCACACGAGAGGCCGCGGCCGGAGCCCTGCAGAACATCACTGCCGGAGATAAGAGg TGGGCGTCCATCTTGAGTCGTGTGGCAATAGAGCAGAATAGGATGGTGCCTGTCATTCTGGATCTCTTACGGACCGACAAAGATACAGAGCTCCGTTCTCTCACCGGCTTCCTCAGAAACCTCTCTCGCCATGCCAAGGACAAGAACGACATGG cTACTAAGGTGGTAGATCCCTTGGTCAGAAAACTGCCCTCCGACGGCCGCCAGAAGGAGCCGTCAAATGAGGTGGTGATTAACATCTGTGGAGCCCTCAACAATCTGGTGACCAGCAGCATGTTGGCTGCACGGGACATCACCTACTTCGATGGCCTGTCCAAACTGGTGGGCATCAAGACCAACCATGACAGCAG TCCTGCCAAAATAAAAGCTGCCAAAGCAGCGGCGACAGTGCTAAGCAACATGTTCCAGTACAAGAAACTACACAAAGATTACAGAAAC AAAGGATATCAGAAAGAAGACTTTTCAGACATGGGCTACTGA